The genomic window CAACTGCAGTGGACTAATTTATAAGCTATGGTCAAATGTAAACAGCTGTTTTACAGGATTTTCAATGGCATATTTATTCACTGCGCTTTGATGATCGCCTGCGTGGTGGATCCGCTGCCGGTAGAAGCGAACACTTTAGTGGAGGCTCGTTTACAAGAGCGAGCCAATGCGGCTTTGGGAGTGATGAGTTTTGCATTGACTCCTGATGTGACAACGGGTTCGCTTTCATTGAGTAATGCTCCGGAAAACAATCCTGATCTCGCAATGACCACGCTGGGCGGTGGCGCAACCCTGAGTCAAGACGTCCCGCTCTACTTTGAAGGGACGATAGGCTACAGTCGCTACGACCCGACTTTTATCGTCAGTGATGGGGAAACCGAAAAACTGCTGCCCACGAAATGGAACAGCATCGCATTGACTGGCGGTATTGGCTGGGATTTCCCCATCGTCGAGGATTTGAAATTTCGGCCTGTGTTCAATTTCTCCTTTGGCCGTGTCTCGAGCGACTTAAAGGTTGCCAGCTCTGCAATTGAATTCAAAAGTGGTGATGAACTTGAGTTCCTCGATAATGGTAGCCTAGACGCGTATGGCCTAGGTGGTTCAGCGGTTCTCGATTACGAACACTACCGCGCAGACTATGAAATCGATGTTGAGTTTCGTTACACCCATATTCAATTAAACAGCTTTGGAGATACCCCCGAAGTCTTACAGGGCAGTGTTAATGCCCAATTATTGAGCCTGTGGTCTCGTTGGCGTGCCCCGACGGGAGTAACACTGTTAGATAAACCCCTGCGCTATGTGCTTGAGTGTGCCCGCACAGAATATCTTGGTGATATGCGCGGAGCATTAGGCTTTAACGCTCTCAATTCACTCGGTGCTGGCCTAGAGCTCGACTCCAGCCAATATGGCATTATCATTACCCGAACACGCTTAGTATTGCGTTATCAATTTGGTGAGCATGTGCAAGGTACTTCAGTCGGGATAGCGGTGAGTTTTTAGCCTAGTGAAGGTCAGATATTTTCCCCCAAACGGTAAAAAAAGCAGAGACATCTTTTGGTTGTCTCTGCATTCTCTACGAGCTAAGTAACTGAAAATTCAGCGCCATTTAACTTCAATACGACTTAACATCCAGTTCAAACTACAATCAAAATCCAATGTTCTTCATTCGTATTTACAGCACCATGGCCGCAATCCAGCCAAATACTAACAGTGGAATATTGTAGTGAATAAAGGTGGGGATCACGCTGTCACGGATGTGATCATGTTGGCCATCGGCATTTAAACCTGCTGTGGGGCCTAAGGTGGAATCCGATGCTGGCGATCCCGCATCACCCAGCGCCGCGGCCGTGCCGACTAAGGCGATTGTTGCCGCTACCGAAAAGCCAAAACTTAATGCCAGTGGTACATAAATCGTCGCGATAATTGGAATGGTGGAGAAAGACGAGCCAATTCCCATAGTGATCAGTAGACCAACCAATAGCATTAAGAAGGCGGCGAGGGCTTTATTATCGCCAATGATATCGCTCAGTGAGGCGACGAGCGTAGCCACTTCACCGGTTTCTTTGACTACGGCGGCAAAGCCTGCGGCGGAAATCATGATAAAGCCGATATTGGCCATCATACGTACACCTTGGTTAAAAATATCTTGGTCTGCAACGTGCTTTAAGGCACCCGAGAAACTGAAAATCATAAAGCCGACTAAGGCGCCAAAAATCATTGAGTCGGTTTCGAGTTGTACGACTAAGGTGGCTAAGATTGCCAGTGCGGCAATGATGATATTGCGTTTGTTGAGGTTTTCTTCGGGCTCAGCAACCAGCACTTTGGCCTCGTCGTAGGTCCGAGGTTTGCGGTAACTGATAAATACCGCTGTGATTAATCCCACGACCATACCCGCAGCAGGGATTAACATGGCTGGTGGAATTTGCTCGCGTGCAGCGGCTAAGCCATTGCTGGTTAAGTTCGACAGCAAAATATCATTTAAGAAGATACCACCAAACCCAATCGGTAAAATCATATAGGTGGTGACTAGGCCGAAGGTCAAAACGCAGGCGACTAAACGACGGTCGATGTTCAGTTTGGTCATTACATGCAAGAGGGGAGGCACTAAAATTGGAATAAAGGCGATATGGATTGGCAGAATATTCTGGGATGCCATCGACATTACCAGTAGCGATAGCAATAACAACCAGCGCACCCAGTTAGTATTAGTGCTATTCGGCTCTTGTCCAAGGCTACTAATGATGCTTCTAGAAATCAGCGTCGTTAAGCCTGAATGCGATAGTGCGACAGCGAAGGCGCCTAATAATGCATAACTGAGGGCGATTTGGGCGCCGCCACCTAAGCCCGTATTAAAGGCATCTATGGTTTGATGCAGATCCATTCCGCCCACCAGTCCCGCCACGAGGGCGCTGACGGTCAGGGCGATTACCACATTCACCCTAGCTAAACTGAGTGCTAACATTAAGCACACTGCAATAACGACTGCATTCATAGTCAATTTTCTTAATTCTGTAAGCCAAAGGCGGTATTTTTGACTGTAAAGACCATGTATGTCCAGTTTGCAGAAGCCTAATCTGGAAAATATCTGTAAATGTGAACATGCAGGGTTTTGTCTGTTAGTCGAATGTGGCTTGCTTCGCACACGGGATACGCAGATTGCTCTATCCTTAGTCAGGCAAAACGGAAATGCCCTTGAAAAATGTGATATTGGTCTTAAATAGGTTGTAAGGCACAGCACACGACTTATAATGCCTAAAGATTTGATTGGTAAGAACACCTTTAATTAGTAAGGATTTAACTCGACCTAGGTTGAAAAGACATACTGACTAAAGGGCATCTTGCCTTACACTTAGTTCAACTCATAGATGGAGATATAAAATGAGCGTATTAGTAGGCCGTCAGGCTCCTGATTTTACTGCTGCAGCTGTATTAGGTTCTGGCGAAATCGTAGATAGCTTCAACTTAACTGCCGCGATCAAAGGCAAGCCAGCGGTAGTATTTTTCTATCCACTTGACTTCACTTTCGTTTGCCCATCAGAGTTGATCGCTTTCGATCACCGTATGGAAGAGTTCACTAAGCGTGGTGTTGAAGTGATTGGTGTGTCTATCGACTCTCAATTCACCCACAATGCATGGCGCAACACTCCAGTTGAAAAGGGCGGCATTGGCCAAGTGAAATACACCTTAGTGGCTGACGTTAAGCACGACATCTGCAAAGCATACGATGTTGAGCACCCAGAAGCGGGTGTGGCTTTCCGTGGTTCATTCCTGATCGACAAAGAAGGTATGGTTCGCCATCAAGTCGTTAACGATCTGCCATTAGGTCGTAACGTCGATGAAATGCTACGTATGATCGACGCACTGCAATTCCACGAAGAGCACGGTGATGTTTGCCCAGCAGGTTGGGAAAAAGGCGACAAAGGTATGAACGCAAGCACTGAAGGCGTTGCGGCTTACCTTTCTGAAAACGCAAGCTCTCTGTAATCAGCGTTAGGTTTTAGAGATAAAAGCTGCCCTCGGGCAGCTTTTTTGTTTTAGGTCTGTTTTTGAGCGTTTATGCTGAAAATGAAGCGGAGTGAATAGGAAATCGCCAATCAATTCAATATACAACAAATTTAAGTTTACACAGGTATAAGAGATAGCTATTATCTCGCTCGTTCGGAGGGGTGGCAGAGTGGTTTAATGCACCGGTCTTGAAAACCGGCGTGGGTTTATAGCCCACCCAGGGTTCAAATCCCTGCTCCTCCGCCATATTAAGTCAAAAACGCCGCTAACCTGTTAGCGGCGTTTTTGCATTTGAGCCATTTGAACCCTTGGGGTCCTCATTCGAATGGCAGCTCCTCCGCCATATTTTACGGAAAAGCCATCAGAAATGATGGCTTTTTTGTTTAAAGAATTTGAACCCCCGGGTTCCTCATTCGAATGGCAGCTCCTTCGCCATATTCAGTTAAAAAGCCGCTAAGTAATTAGCGGCTTTTTGAGGATTTAGGGAGTTGCTTGGCGCGACTACCCGTTATCTGTTTCAGCCTTATTGTCTTGGTCGCCCTGGGATAGCAGGGGCCAACCACCTAGCACCTTCCAACGATTGACTATGTAGCAAAAGAGTTCCGCTGTGCGTTCGGTATCATATAGGGCGCTGTGAGCTTCCTTATTATCGAAGGGAATGCCTGCCATCATACATGCCTTAGCAAGCACAGTATGGCCAA from Shewanella putrefaciens includes these protein-coding regions:
- a CDS encoding peroxiredoxin C, with translation MSVLVGRQAPDFTAAAVLGSGEIVDSFNLTAAIKGKPAVVFFYPLDFTFVCPSELIAFDHRMEEFTKRGVEVIGVSIDSQFTHNAWRNTPVEKGGIGQVKYTLVADVKHDICKAYDVEHPEAGVAFRGSFLIDKEGMVRHQVVNDLPLGRNVDEMLRMIDALQFHEEHGDVCPAGWEKGDKGMNASTEGVAAYLSENASSL
- a CDS encoding Na+/H+ antiporter family protein, with the translated sequence MNAVVIAVCLMLALSLARVNVVIALTVSALVAGLVGGMDLHQTIDAFNTGLGGGAQIALSYALLGAFAVALSHSGLTTLISRSIISSLGQEPNSTNTNWVRWLLLLSLLVMSMASQNILPIHIAFIPILVPPLLHVMTKLNIDRRLVACVLTFGLVTTYMILPIGFGGIFLNDILLSNLTSNGLAAAREQIPPAMLIPAAGMVVGLITAVFISYRKPRTYDEAKVLVAEPEENLNKRNIIIAALAILATLVVQLETDSMIFGALVGFMIFSFSGALKHVADQDIFNQGVRMMANIGFIMISAAGFAAVVKETGEVATLVASLSDIIGDNKALAAFLMLLVGLLITMGIGSSFSTIPIIATIYVPLALSFGFSVAATIALVGTAAALGDAGSPASDSTLGPTAGLNADGQHDHIRDSVIPTFIHYNIPLLVFGWIAAMVL